Proteins encoded in a region of the Scatophagus argus isolate fScaArg1 chromosome 1, fScaArg1.pri, whole genome shotgun sequence genome:
- the gatm gene encoding glycine amidinotransferase, mitochondrial — MLRVRCLRGGSRGAEAAHLIGAMLGRAVTGWAQRAFQSTSSAAAAQPQRAVEEEHVTEPIPQECPVCSYNEWDPLEEVIVGRAENAQVPPFTVEVKANTYEKHWPFYQKHGGQSFPADHLKKAVAEIEEMCNILRHEGVTVRRPEPIDWSLEYKTPDFTSSGMYAAMPRDILMVVGNEIIEAPMAWRARFFEYRAYRPLIKEYFRKGAKWTTAPKPTMANELYDQGYPMHTVEDRHKLAAQGKFVTTEHEPCFDAADFIRAGRDLFVQRSQVTNYMGIEWMRRHLAPDYKVHIISFKDPNPMHIDATFNIIGPGLVLSNPDRPCHQVDMFKKAGWTIVKPPTPLIPDDHPLWMSSKWLSMNVLMLDEKRVMVDANESTIQKMFESLGIQTIKVSIRHANSLGGGFHCWTTDVRRRGTLQSYFH, encoded by the exons ATGCTGCGGGTCAGGTGTCTGAGAGGAGGTAGCAGGGGGGCCGAGGCTGCCCATCTGATCGGAGCCATG cttgGCCGGGCGGTGACTGGATGGGCTCAGAGGGCCTTCCAGAGCACCTCGAGTGCTGCAGCTGCGCAGCCGCAGCGCGCCGTTGAAGAGGAACATGTTACTGAGCCCATCCCGCAGGAGTGTCCTGTGTGCAGCTACAATGAATGGGACCCCCTTGAGGAGGTGATCGTGGGTCGTGCTGAAAACGCCCAAGTGCCTCCCTTCACTGTGGAAGTGAAA GCTAACACTTATGAGAAGCACTGGCCCTTTTACCAGAAGCATGGGGGCCAGTCTTTCCCTGCGGACCACTTGAAAAAAGCCGTAGCCGAGATTGAAGAAATGTGCAATATACTGCGCCACGAAGGCGTCACCGTGAGGAGGCCGGAGCCCATCGACTGGTCCCTGGAGTACAAAACTCCAGACTTCACATCATCtg GCATGTATGCTGCTATGCCCAGAGACATCCTTATGGTCGTGGGGAATGAGATTATTGAGGCTCCTATGGCCTGGAGGGCTCGCTTCTTTGAGTACCGAGCCTACAGACCTTTGATCAAGGAGTACTTCAGAAAAGGTGCTAAATGGACCACTGCTCCTAAACCCACCATGGCTAATGAGCTGTACGACCAG GGCTACCCCATGCACACAGTGGAGGACAGACACAAGCTGGCCGCCCAGGGGAAGTTCGTGACCACAGAGCACGAGCCCTGCTTTGATGCTGCCGATTTCATCCGAGCTGGGAGGGATCTGTTTGTCCAGAGGAGTCAG gttaCAAATTACATGGGAATTGAGTGGATGCGTCGCCATCTGGCTCCGGACTACAAGGTCCACATAATCTCATTCAAGGACCCTAACCCCATGCACATCGATGCCACTTTTAACATCATCGGGCCAGGACTGGTGCTGTCAAACCCTGACCGTCCATGTCACCAG GTTGACATGTTCAAGAAGGCTGGCTGGACTATTGTGAAACCCCCGACACCTTTGATTCCTGATG ACCACCCACTGTGGATGTCCTCCAAATGGCTGTCCATGAATGTCCTGATGCTGGATGAGAAGCGCGTTATGGTTGACGCCAACGAAAGCACcattcagaaaatgtttgagagTCTCG gtATCCAGACCATAAAGGTGAGCATTCGTCATGCCAATTCCCTGGGTGGCGGCTTCCACTGCTGGACAACCGATGTTCGCCGCCGTGGTACCCTGCAGTCCTACTTCCACTAG
- the zgc:158482 gene encoding very long-chain acyl-CoA synthetase — MMGIYLLSVIFAGILIIPFALKTFSPFLWMDVLYFRDLLRILVTFVSRRRRRPFFFVLDRFLEQTAANPDKLFIVFENEGYSYTHTDKRSNKIANALQSHPGFKAGDTVALFMGNEPAFLFTWLALAKLGSPVSLLNPNIRSKSLLHCFNCCKAKVLIAASELKEAVEDVLPSLTEQGVTVLMMTTHCNTPGIESFSDKVDEASDSPLPRSLRSHITFKSPAVYIYTSGTTGLPKAAVVNQNRLLTALAVLSANGVLASDVIYLNLPLCHTAGFIIGFIGSIETGSTIILKRKFSASQFWDDCRKNNVTVIQYIGEVMRYLCSTPKRENDKHHKVRLAIGNGVRAEIWREFLSRFGNIQVREFYASTEGNVGFVNYAGKIGAIGRVNFLHKKLFPYTLIRYDTERDEPVRDANGLCMEAAKGETGLLVSKITDIAPFVGYAHNEEQTERKRLRNVLKNGDLYFNSGDLMRIDNDNFLYFQDRVGDTFRWKGENVATTEVSDILTICDCLKEANVYGVKVPGHEGRVGMAAVTVQEGAQFDGSKIYSHVVNYLPSYARPRFIRIQNAVELTGTFKQMKVKLVKEGFEPGPIQDPLYILDDHRKSYIPLTAQVYNCLMSGNVKL; from the exons ATGATGGGGATATACTTACTCTCAGTCATTTTTGCAGGTATCCTCATCATACCATTTGCACTCAAAAcgttttccccttttctctggATGGATGTTCTGTATTTCAGGGATCTACTACGGATTTTAGTCACGTTTGTTTCGAGGCGAAGAAGGAGACCTTTCTTCTTCGTTTTGGACCGTTTCTTGGAGCAGACCGCTGCCAATCCCGACAAGCTGTTCattgtgtttgaaaatgagGGCTACTCGTACACTCATACGGACAAAAGGAGTAATAAAATAGCCAACGCGCTTCAGTCTCATCCCGGCTTCAAAGCTGGGGACACCGTCGCGCTTTTCATGGGGAATGAACCCGCATTCCTGTTTACCTGGCTGGCCTTGGCTAAATTAGGCTCTCCGGTGTCTCTCCTCAATCCAAACATCCGCAGCAAGTCTCTGCTGCACTGCTTCAACTGCTGCAAGGCCAAAGTGCTCATAGCTGCCTCAG AGCTAAAGGAAGCAGTGGAGGATGTGTTGCCTTCACTGACAGAGCAGGGCGTCACCGTCCTCATGATGACCACACACTGTAACACGCCTGGAATTGAGAGCTTCTCTGATAAAGTGGACGAGGCATCGGACTCCCCGCTCCCTCGATCCCTCAGGTCACACATCACTTTCAAAAGTCCTGCGGTTTACATTTACACCTCTGGAACCACAG gtctCCCTAAGGCAGCTGTGGTCAATCAGAACCGCCTTTTAACAGCTCTGGCTGTTTTATCAGCCAACGGTGTCCTCGCTAGTGACGTCATATACCTCAACCTGCCTCTGTGCCACACAGCTGGATTTATTATAGGCTTTATTGGCTCCATCGAGACAG GGTCAACCATCATTTTGAAGCGGAAGTTTTCTGCCTCTCAGTTTTGGGAtgactgcaggaaaaacaatGTGACTGTCATCCAGTACATAGGAGAGGTGATGCGTTACCTTTGTAGTACACCAAAG agagaaaatgacaagcACCATAAAGTAAGACTGGCCATTGGCAACGGTGTGAGAGCGGAGATATGGAGAGAGTTTCTCAGTCGCTTTGGGAACATTCAGGTTCGAGAGTTTTACGCCTCCACTGAGGGAAATGTGGGATTTGTCAACTACGCAGGAAAAATTGGAGCTATTGGACGAGTCAACTTTTTGCATAAG AAGCTGTTTCCCTACACTCTGATTCGATATGACACAGAGCGGGATGAACCAGTCCGAGATGCTAACGGCCTCTGCATGGAGGCAGCCAAAG gtGAGACGGGACTGCTGGTGTCGAAGATCACAGACATTGCTCCTTTTGTTGGCTATGCGCACAatgaagaacaaacagagaggaaaagactCCGCAATGTTCTCAAGAACGGAGATCTTTACTTCAACAGCGGAGACCTAATGAGGATCGATAACGACAACTTCCTGTACTTTCAGGATCGTGTAGGGGACACATTCAG gtggAAAGGGGAGAACGTGGCAACAACCGAGGTGTCTGACATCCTGACGATCTGTGATTGTCTCAAAGAAGCCAACGTTTACGGAGTCAAAGTGCCAG GGCATGAGGGGCGAGTAGGAATGGCTGCCGTCACTGTGCAGGAAGGTGCTCAGTTTGATGGAAGTAAAATATACAGTCATGTGGTTAATTACCTGCCCTCGTATGCCAGACCTCGCTTTATAAGGATACAG AATGCAGTGGAGTTGACAGGGACTTTTAAGCAAATGAAGGTGAAGTTAGTGAAGGAGGGTTTTGAACCAGGACCTATCCAGGACCCTCTTTACATCCTTGATGATCACAGGAAGAGCTACATCCCGCTGACGGCTCAGGTCTACAACTGCCTCATGTCAGGAAACGTCAAACTATGA
- the LOC124060886 gene encoding very long-chain acyl-CoA synthetase-like yields MFAYVLYTALAGLAILPLLLYFKNPYFLKDLSYAITAIQIGMKLNKFSKQKPLYSILDCFLDKAARQPHKPFLLFEESSYTYSQADKESNRVARALSMHAHLKEGDTVALFLGNEPQFVWMWLALAKLGCVASLLNYNIRSKSLLHCFSCCEAKVLVAGADLRGAVEEVLPTLIQQGVRVFILSEDCDVEGIESLSDKIQQASDQPLSPQLRANVTIKSPALYIYTSGTTGLPKAAVINHERLWMASFLQSVAGTRSDDIIYVYLPLYHSAGFLMGLCGAIEKGITVVLRRKFSASHFWNDCRKYNVTVIQYIGEIMRYLCNTPQRDNEKDHKVRLAVGNGIRPDAWADFLKRFGDIQICECYGATEGNVGFVNYVGKVGAIGKEHFLHKMGCPYALIRYDTEKEEPVRDSRGFCIEVPRGETGLLVAKIGTRTPFSGYAKNKQQTDKKKLTDVFVKGDVYFNSGDLLKIDNEGFVYFQDRIGDTFRWKGENVATTEVADHLLMVDCIEEANVYGVKVPGHEGRIGMAALKLKENMDFDDKATYQHVKNHLPSYARPRFIRIQSALVVTGTFKQMKMKLAEEGFNPAVISDPLFYLEDNKGYVPMTQEIFNSIAEGRVRL; encoded by the exons ATGTTTGCATATGTTCTGTATACCGCTCTTGCGGGTTTGGCAATTTTGCCattgttgctttattttaaaaaccCTTATTTTTTGAAAGATTTAAGTTACGCAATTACTGCAATTCAAATTGGCATGAAGCTGAATAAATTCAGCAAACAGAAACCGCTTTACAGTATATTGGATTGTTTTCTGGACAAGGCGGCAAGGCAGCCACATAAACCGTTTTTACTGTTCGAGGAAAGCTCCTACACTTACAGCCAAGCTGACAAGGAAAGCAACAGAGTTGCCAGGGCTTTGTCCATGCATGCTCACCTGAAGGAGGGCGATACGGTGGCCCTATTCCTGGGCAATGAGCCACAGTTTGTATGGATGTGGCTTGCACTGGCCAAGTTGGGATGCGTAGCTTCTCTGCTGAACTACAACATAAGATCCAAGTCTTTGCTgcactgcttctcctgctgtgaAGCCAAAGTCCTGGTTGCTGGTGCTG ACTTGCGAGGGGCTGTGGAGGAGGTGTTGCCCACGCTGATTCAGCAGGGCGTCCGTGTCTTCATCCTCAGTGAAGACTGTGATGTGGAGGGCATTGAAAGCCTCTCTGATAAGATTCAGCAGGCCTCAGACCAGCCTCTGTCACCTCAGCTGAGGGCCAACGTCACCATTAAGAGTCCTGCACTGTACATCTACACCTCAGGAACCACAG GACTTCCTAAGGCAGCTGTAATTAACCATGAGAGGCTGTGGATGGCCTCTTTTCTTCAGTCTGTTGCTGGCACCCGCTCAGACGATATCATCTACGTATACCTGCCTCTTTACCACAGTGCTGGCTTTCTGATGGGGCTTTGTGGAGCCATAGAGAAAG GTATCACTGTCGTTTTAAGACGTAAATTCTCTGCTTCCCACTTCTGGAATGACTGTAGAAAGTACAATGTGACTGTCATTCAGTACATAGGAGAAATTATGCGCTACCTCTGCAACACACCGCAG AGAGACAATGAGAAAGATCATAAAGTCCGACTGGCTGTGGGGAACGGGATTAGACCTGACGCCTGGGCTGATTTCCTGAAGCGATTTGGAGACATTCAAATCTGTGAATGCTATGGAGCAACAGAAGGAAATGTTGGCTTTGTCAACTATGTTGGCAAAGTTGGAGCTATTGGCAAGGAGCATTTTCTCCATAAG ATGGGATGCCCGTATGCCCTCATAAGATatgacacagagaaagaggagccAGTCAGAGACTCCAGAGGATTTTGTATTGAAGTGCCCAGAG GAGAGACGGGGTTGCTGGTGGCAAAGATCGGAACAAGAACACCATTCAGTGGCTACGCCAAGAACAAGCAGCAAACGGATAAGAAGAAGCTGACTGACGTGTTTGTGAAGGGAGACGTCTACTTTAACAGTGGTGACCTCCTAAAGATAGACAATGAGGGATTTGTCTACTTTCAGGACCGCATTGGAGACACTTTCAG GTGGAAAGGAGAAAACGTGGCGACCACAGAGGTGGCCGATCATTTGCTCATGGTTGACTGCATCGAGGAGGCTAATGTCTATGGTGTGAAGGTACCAG GACACGAGGGAAGAATTGGAATGGCAGCGCtcaagctgaaagaaaacatggaCTTTGACGACAAAGCCACATATCAGCATGTCAAAAACCACCTCCCCAGCTATGCGAGGCCACGCTTCATTCGCATACAG AGTGCACTGGTAGTTACTGGGACGTTTAAACAAATGAAGATGAAGCTGGCAGAGGAGGGATTCAACCCTGCTGTCATCAGCGACCCTTTGTTCTACCTGGAGGACAACAAGGGCTACGTACCCATGACTCAGGAGATATTCAACTCCATCGCAGAGGGAAGAGTCAGGCTCTGA
- the hdc gene encoding histidine decarboxylase, with product MQAEEYNRRGKELVDYITQYLGSIRERRVIPDVKPGYMKELLPDTAPTEPEDWESIFNDIERVIMPGVVHWQSPHMHAYYPCLTSWPSMLGDMLADAINCVGFTWASSPACTELEIHVLDWLCKALGLPTFFLHHHPDSRGGGMLQSTVSESTLVALLAARKDKIMQLRAELDQDVDDSVLNSRLVAYASDQAHSSVEKAGLISLVKIRFLPTDEQLSLREDTLKQAIQEDRARGLVPFMLCATLGSTGVCAFDKLSELGPVCAEEGVWLHVDAAYAGAAYVCPELRWSLKGIEFAHSFVFNPAKWMMVHFDCTAFWVKDKYMLQQTFTVDPVYLRHENSQAATDYMHWQIPLSRRFRSLKLWFVMRSFGLKNLQAHIRHGIEMAKLLESHIRGDPNFEVPVERHLGLVVFCLKGGNALTQELLRRLTRSGVIYLIPAEIHNKRIIRFTVTSQFTTADDILKDWSFISKTASALLAETQALNNADQPRSRKDEMMRAEGTQDTMSDTGSEERGEAASGVDKAEVELWIDKAWNQTRRPMRSLSCNSEPLPHTYIGTLSGCDCEPNPSLKDAAGVLPFPSTAEPNPVTGITEMPSNLLGKQVLKKLTKFYSVPSFCNQLVQCSRQQVCCPVKVSQTAQKHLTSTCRRTNCMSSSPVANAAPSPTPLETATAPKLLQ from the exons atgcaggctGAAGAGTACAATCGCAGAG GCAAGGAGCTGGTGGACTACATCACACAGTACCTGGGCTCCAtcagggagaggagggtgatTCCAGATGTGAAGCCAGGTTACATGAAGGAGCTTCTCCCTGACACTGCGCCTACAGAGCCAGAGGACTGGGAGAGTATCTTCAACGACATTGAGAGAGTCATCATGCCAGGT GTGGTTCACTGGCAGAGCCCTCACATGCATGCCTACTACCCCTGCCTGACTTCTTGGCCCTCCATGCTCGGGGACATGCTGGCTGATGCCATAAACTGTGTCGGATTCACCTGG GCCTCCAGTCCAGCTTGTACAGAACTGGAAATTCATGTGTTGGACTGGTTGTGTAAAGCACTGGGGCTCCCCACCTTCTTTCTGCATCACCATCCtgacagcagaggtggaggcatgctgcag AGCACCGTCAGCGAGAGCACGCTGGTTGCTCTGCTGGCAGCcaggaaagacaaaataatgCAGCTGCGGGCTGAACTCGACCAAGATGTGGACGACTCGGTCCTAAATTCAAGACTGGTGGCCTACGCTTCAGATCAG GCTCATTCCTCAGTTGAGAAGGCAGGTCTGATCTCTCTGGTCAAGATCAGGTTTCTACCTACAGATGAGCAGTTATCCCTGAGAGAGGACACTTTGAAACAAGCCATACAAGAGGACAGGGCAAGGGGACTGGTCCCTTTCATG TTGTGTGCAACGTTGGGATCTACAGGAGTGTGTGCCTTTGACAAGCTATCTGAACTGGGACCAGTCT GCGCTGAAGAGGGAGTGTGGCTTCACGTTGACGCTGCATACGCAGGCGCAGCCTACGTCTGTCCTGAGCTCCGCTGGTCCCTGAAGGGCATTGAATTCGCACACTCCTTCGTCTTCAACCCTGCCAAGTGGATGATGGTCCATTTTGACTGCACAGCCTTCTG GGTAAAGGATAAATATATGCTCCAACAGACCTTCACGGTTGATCCTGTTTACCTCAGACATGAAAACTCACAGGCAGCCACAGACTATATG CACTGGCAGATTCCCCTCAGCCGACGTTTCCGTTCTCTCAAACTCTGGTTTGTTATGCGCTCCTTTGGACTGAAAAACCTCCAGGCTCATATCAGACAT GGGATTGAGATGGCAAAGCTCCTGGAGTCTCACATAAGAGGTGACCCAAATTTTGAAGTTCCCGTTGAGAGGCACCTTGGCCTGGTGGTCTTCTGTCTGAAG GGAGGAAATGCTTTGACCCAGGAGCTGTTGAGGAGACTGACCCGGTCGGGCGTCATATATCTCATCCCTGCAGAAATTCACAACAAACGCATCATCCGATTCACGGTGACCTCACAGTTCACTACCGCAGATGACATCCTCAAGGACTGGAGCTTCATCTCCAAAACGGCTTCTGCTCTTCTGGCTGAGACACAAGCTCTGAATAATGCAGACCAGCCAAGATCAAGGAAAGATGAGATGATGCGAGCCGAAGGAACCCAAGACACCATGTCAGACACTGGATctgaggagagaggggaggcagCCTCCGGGGTGGACAAGGCTGAAGTGGAGCTGTGGATTGACAAGGCTTGGAATCAAACTAGGAGACCGATGCGCTCTCTTAGCTGCAACAGCGAGCCTCTGCCTCACACTTACATCGGGACACTGTCTGGATGTGACTGTGAACCAAATCCAAGTCTTAAAGATGCAGCAGGTGTCCTCCCTTTTCCCTCAACGGCAGAACCCAACCCTGTGACTGGGATTACAGAGATGCCTTCAAATCTTCTGGGTAAACAGGTGCTGAAAAAGCTGACAAAGTTCTATAGCGTGCCGAGTTTCTGCAACCAGTTGGTGCAGTGCAGCCGGCAGCAGGTGTGCTGCCCCGTCAAGGTTTCACAAACAGCTCAAAAACACTTAACCTCCACCTGCAGAAGAACGAACTGTATGTCCTCTTCTCCGGTAGCCAACGCAGCTCCTTCTCCGACTCCACTGGAAACTGCCACTGCACCTAAGCTCCTGCAATGA